A window of the Hordeum vulgare subsp. vulgare chromosome 5H, MorexV3_pseudomolecules_assembly, whole genome shotgun sequence genome harbors these coding sequences:
- the LOC123399416 gene encoding protein EMSY-LIKE 3-like — MNPMGYRPYDSSGTDDDLPSSQNRGPRGRSFSGNGRASAGPFPYARPHNDLESEVHLVEQEAYTGVLRAFKVQSDALSWEKESLISELRKELRVSDEEHRELLNKVNDDGAIRRMRELRQGGGTPSGLHRGSRVLHDGEPGPTAKRQRPSHLMASHSSGLQSPVMSSHSVPTSSKWGPSSASRGKRAKSTTPLALPSMDPTSLISRKVFTRWPDDNNFYEATITRYNPATGEHALVYDMGKTTETWESVRLCDMAPEDIRWERDDQGISNRDGWGPSGPLLKRNQSNNGRGRLSQNEHPNEYAPPQNGINRNIGEIDVPNTQSVVIEVERVLSNPNMREIERAKKLLTDQEQSLLDAIASLDDASDSESEDKAMEARMGSAGDHTGRNGIAC, encoded by the exons ATGAATCCCATGGGGTACCGCCCCTATGATAGCAGCG GGACGGATGATGATCTCCCCTCGTCACAAAATAGAGGACCAAGAGGACGATCTTTCAGTGGGAATGGGAGAGCATCAGCCGGACCGTTTCCTTATGCAAGGCCACACAATGATTTGGAGAGCGAAGTACATTTGGTTGAGCAAGAGGCTTACACTGGTGTTCTTAGGGCATTCAAAGTTCAATCTGATGCGTTGTCTTGG gaaaaagaAAGTCTGATTTCTGAACTCAGGAAGGAACTGAGAGTTTCTGATGAGGAACACAGGGAGCTATTAAACAAGGTTAATGATGATGGGGCCATCCGTAGAATGAG GGAGCTGAGACAGGGAGGTGGGACCCCGAGTGGGCTGCATCGTGGAAGCAGAGTTCTTCATGATGGAGAACCTGGGCCAACTGCTAAAAGGCAACGACCATCTCATTTAATGGCTTCACATTCTTCAGGCCTCCAGTCCCCTGTTATGTCTTCACACTCCGTCCCAACTTCGTCAAAGTGGGGACCATCTTCAGCATCAAGGGGAAAAAGGGCAAAGTCG ACTACGCCACTGGCATTACCATCCATGGATCCGACCTCATTGATTAGCCGAAAAGTTTTTACGAGATGGCCAGACGACAACAACTTCTATGAGGCTACTATAACCCGTTACAATCCTGCTACG GGTGAACATGCTCTTGTCTATGACATGGGCAAAACAACTGAGACATGGGAATCTGTCAGGCTTTGTGAT ATGGCACCTGAAGATATAAGATGGGAACGTGATGATCAAGGCATCTCAAATCGAGATGGTTGGGGCCCTTCTGGTCCATTGTTGAAGAGGAACCAAAGCAACAATGGTAGAGGGAGACTATCTCAGAATGAGCATCCAAATGAATATGCTccacctcaaaatggcatcaatAGGAATATTGGTGAAATTGACGTGCCTAACACTCAGAGTGTCGTGATTGAG GTGGAGAGGGTATTGTCAAATCCAAATATGCGTGAAATTGAAAGGGCCAAGAAACTGCTAACA GACCAGGAGCAGTCATTACTTGATGCAATTGCCAGTCTTGACGATGCATCAGATAGCGAAAGTG AGGATAAGGCCATGGAAGCCCGAATGGGTTCTGCTGGTGATCACACGGGTAGGAACGGCATTGCCTGTTAG